Within Actinoplanes sp. L3-i22, the genomic segment GGTGAGCTCGGCACCCGGTTTCTCAGTGAGCACGGCAAACTGATCGCCGAATTCCCCGTCCAGCGTTCGGATACCGCGGGTGCCACCGCGGAGGTCGAGATCCTGCGTGGGGACCTGGCCCGGATTCTGGTCGACGCGACCGCCGGGCGGACCGAATACCGCTACGGGGACGAGGTCACCGCGCGCCGACACCGGATCGGAGGTCGACGTGACGTTCGCGAGTGGGCGGCAGGACCGCTTCGACCTGGTCGTCGCGGCGGACGGCCTGCGGTCATCTACCCGGCGACTCGTCCTTGATCCTGCCGACGTCTCCATCCGGCCGCTCGGGATGGAGGTGGCATACCTGAGCATCGCGCGCCGGCCCGACGACACCGACTGGTGGAA encodes:
- a CDS encoding FAD-dependent monooxygenase, which encodes MLIAGASIAGPALAYWLDRYGWATTVVERAPEFRTGGQNIDVRGAAREVLRRAGIEDAVRAATTGELGTRFLSEHGKLIAEFPVQRSDTAGATAEVEILRGDLARILVDATAGRTEYRYGDEVTARRHRIGGRRDVREWAAGPLRPGRRGGRPAVIYPATRP